One Lysobacter enzymogenes DNA segment encodes these proteins:
- a CDS encoding DUF6053 domain-containing protein — translation MRCARWRRGSGRRAGIRRSASVRAKSVGAEAPPTKADPKLAMLP, via the coding sequence TTGCGCTGTGCGCGTTGGCGGCGTGGATCTGGGCGCAGAGCCGGCATTCGTCGTAGCGCTTCGGTTCGGGCGAAAAGCGTCGGGGCTGAAGCCCCTCCCACAAAAGCGGACCCGAAGTTGGCGATGCTTCCGTAG
- a CDS encoding YfbM family protein, which translates to MDPARAAALLEQSRQIEEALYERDDQAAQDAYLDKAWHAIHFVLTGSAWTGEAPWAWAILGGTPVNEDDDASWRHLPAEQVREIAQALAALPPAEFAERFDAQALADAQIYPDVIWLRDGEDAKQYVLDYYAQLSGFYAAAAARGDDVFATIG; encoded by the coding sequence ATGGATCCCGCGCGCGCCGCCGCGCTGCTGGAACAGTCGCGGCAGATCGAGGAAGCCTTGTACGAGCGCGACGATCAGGCCGCGCAGGACGCCTATCTCGACAAGGCCTGGCATGCGATCCATTTCGTCCTGACCGGCTCGGCCTGGACCGGCGAAGCGCCGTGGGCCTGGGCGATCCTCGGCGGCACGCCGGTGAACGAGGACGACGACGCCAGCTGGCGCCACCTGCCGGCCGAGCAGGTGCGCGAAATCGCGCAGGCGCTGGCCGCGCTGCCGCCGGCCGAATTCGCCGAGCGCTTCGACGCGCAGGCGCTGGCCGACGCGCAGATCTATCCCGACGTGATCTGGCTGCGCGACGGCGAGGACGCCAAGCAGTACGTGCTGGATTACTACGCGCAGCTCAGCGGCTTCTACGCGGCCGCCGCGGCGCGCGGCGACGACGTGTTCGCGACCATCGGTTGA
- a CDS encoding L,D-transpeptidase family protein, whose product MSASLRSNRAMGAIGAMPAMAAAALLAVALAWAAPASARTPPAMAAKAEQADFIVVDKSARRMQLLRGGKVLKSYAILLGDAPTGHKRQQGDERTPEGEYRISGRNQNSRFHLSLRVSYPNAADRKQAQARGVDPGGDIMIHGGTPPGYRRDWTDGCVAVTDREIEDIWSRVPTGTPIRIDP is encoded by the coding sequence ATGAGCGCGTCCCTGCGTTCGAACCGCGCTATGGGCGCGATCGGCGCGATGCCTGCGATGGCAGCGGCCGCGCTGCTGGCCGTCGCGCTGGCCTGGGCCGCGCCGGCGTCGGCGCGCACGCCGCCGGCGATGGCGGCCAAGGCCGAGCAGGCCGACTTCATCGTGGTCGACAAGTCGGCGCGGCGCATGCAGTTGCTGCGCGGCGGCAAGGTGCTCAAGAGCTATGCGATCCTGCTCGGCGACGCGCCGACCGGGCACAAGCGCCAACAGGGCGACGAGCGCACGCCCGAGGGCGAGTACCGCATCAGCGGGCGCAACCAGAACAGCCGCTTCCATCTGTCGTTGCGGGTGTCGTATCCGAATGCGGCCGACCGCAAGCAGGCGCAGGCGCGCGGCGTCGATCCGGGCGGCGACATCATGATCCACGGCGGTACGCCGCCGGGCTATCGGCGCGACTGGACCGACGGTTGCGTCGCGGTGACCGATCGCGAGATCGAAGACATCTGGAGCCGGGTCCCGACCGGCACGCCGATCCGCATCGATCCCTGA
- a CDS encoding acyl-CoA dehydrogenase family protein — translation MDTPAELPPFATHAVANQPPPFAPRDLWADDAALREAVEREGGGAFAARLQRYGAFAGDGLLALSVDAHRDKPRLRSHDAFGHRIDTVEFHPNYHAIMGAAIEHGVAGLSWHEPAPGAHVARAALSYLHHQSEPGTSCPLTMTHASAPVLRHAPALGEWMRKAAAPHYDGRDVAAADKPGLTLGMGMTEKQGGSDVRANQTVATAIGNDEYELVGHKWFFSAPMSDGFLVLGQAPAGLTCFLLPRWHPHGGKNALRLMRLKDKLGDWSNASSEVEFQNAWAQRVGEEGRGVATIIEMVMLTRLDCMLGSAGEMRMALSQALHHTRHRRAFGKPLAEHALMRNVLADLALESEAATALAIRVAGAIDRAPRDPREAALARIATAIGKYWICKRAPAFVNEAQECLGGAGYVEESLLPRLYRQAPLNSIWEGSGNIQCLDVLRALAREPEAGQALLAELDAARGRDDWFDARIDPLADALSGRTPLPEAQMRSWVERLALALQGALLLRAGSPVAAAFCRSRLGGGHGLGFGTLPDELDFVAIAQRGVPA, via the coding sequence ATGGACACGCCCGCCGAACTGCCGCCGTTCGCCACCCACGCGGTCGCCAACCAGCCGCCGCCGTTCGCGCCGCGCGACCTGTGGGCCGACGACGCGGCCCTGCGCGAAGCGGTCGAGCGCGAGGGCGGCGGCGCCTTCGCCGCGCGCCTGCAACGCTACGGCGCCTTCGCCGGCGACGGATTGCTGGCGCTGAGCGTCGACGCGCACCGCGACAAGCCGCGCCTGCGCAGCCACGACGCCTTCGGCCACCGCATCGACACGGTCGAGTTCCATCCCAACTACCACGCGATCATGGGCGCGGCGATCGAACACGGCGTCGCCGGCCTGTCCTGGCACGAGCCGGCGCCCGGCGCGCACGTCGCGCGCGCGGCGCTGAGCTACCTGCACCATCAATCCGAACCCGGCACCAGCTGCCCGCTGACCATGACCCACGCCAGCGCGCCGGTGCTGCGCCACGCGCCCGCGCTGGGCGAGTGGATGCGCAAGGCCGCCGCGCCGCATTACGACGGCCGCGACGTCGCCGCCGCCGACAAGCCCGGGCTCACCCTGGGCATGGGCATGACCGAGAAGCAGGGCGGCTCGGACGTGCGCGCGAACCAGACCGTCGCCACCGCGATCGGCAACGACGAGTACGAACTGGTCGGCCACAAATGGTTCTTTTCCGCGCCGATGTCCGACGGCTTCCTGGTCCTGGGCCAGGCGCCCGCCGGCTTGACCTGCTTCCTGCTGCCGCGCTGGCACCCGCACGGCGGCAAGAACGCGCTGCGGCTGATGCGGCTCAAGGACAAGCTCGGCGACTGGTCCAACGCCTCGTCGGAGGTGGAGTTCCAAAACGCCTGGGCGCAGCGCGTGGGCGAGGAGGGCCGCGGCGTGGCGACCATCATCGAGATGGTGATGCTGACCCGGCTCGACTGCATGCTCGGCTCGGCCGGCGAGATGCGCATGGCGTTGAGCCAGGCCCTGCACCACACCCGCCACCGCCGCGCCTTCGGCAAGCCGCTGGCCGAGCACGCGCTGATGCGCAACGTGCTGGCCGACCTCGCGCTGGAATCCGAAGCCGCCACCGCGCTGGCGATCCGCGTGGCCGGCGCGATCGACCGCGCGCCGCGCGATCCGCGCGAGGCCGCGTTGGCGCGCATCGCCACCGCGATCGGCAAGTACTGGATCTGCAAGCGCGCGCCGGCGTTCGTCAACGAGGCGCAGGAATGCCTGGGCGGCGCGGGCTACGTCGAGGAATCGCTGCTGCCGCGCCTGTACCGGCAGGCGCCGCTGAATTCGATCTGGGAAGGCAGCGGCAACATCCAGTGCCTGGACGTGCTGCGCGCGCTGGCGCGCGAGCCCGAGGCCGGGCAGGCGCTGCTGGCCGAACTCGACGCCGCGCGCGGTCGCGACGATTGGTTCGATGCGCGGATCGATCCGCTCGCCGACGCCTTGTCGGGCCGCACGCCGCTGCCGGAAGCGCAGATGCGCAGCTGGGTCGAACGCTTGGCGCTGGCGCTGCAGGGCGCGCTGCTGCTGCGCGCCGGCAGCCCGGTCGCGGCCGCGTTCTGCCGCAGCCGCCTCGGCGGCGGCCACGGCCTGGGCTTCGGCACCTTGCCCGACGAACTGGATTTCGTCGCCATCGCCCAGCGCGGGGTGCCGGCATGA
- a CDS encoding cold-shock protein: protein MQYGTVKWFNDAKGFGFISPEDGSADVFVHFSAINAKGFRSLQEGQRVSYQLTQGPKGAQASEVTPQA from the coding sequence ATGCAGTACGGCACCGTGAAGTGGTTCAACGACGCCAAGGGCTTCGGTTTCATTTCTCCCGAAGATGGCAGCGCGGATGTATTCGTGCATTTCTCCGCGATCAACGCCAAGGGCTTCCGCAGCCTGCAGGAAGGCCAGCGCGTCAGCTACCAGCTGACCCAGGGCCCGAAGGGCGCGCAGGCTTCGGAAGTCACCCCGCAGGCCTGA
- a CDS encoding S-methyl-5'-thioinosine phosphorylase: MTQPIDLAVIGGTGLYRIAELQDVESHQPVTRYGAPSGPVRIGRLGERRVAFLARHGEGHSLPPHQINYRANLAALQALGATRVLALNTVGGITERFGPRVLGCPDQLIDYTWGRISTICEVASEGSGGTEVLHVDFGEPYTRALRAAVLAAAQRAGVALVDGGCYGATQGPRLETRAEIARMRRDGCDLVGMTGMPEAGLARELGLDYACLAIVANWAAGAGPDPDEVITLQDVLDNVAAASSGLPALLQALLDAR; the protein is encoded by the coding sequence ATGACCCAACCCATCGACCTCGCCGTGATCGGCGGCACCGGCCTGTACCGCATCGCCGAGCTGCAGGACGTCGAATCGCACCAGCCGGTGACCCGCTACGGCGCGCCGTCGGGCCCGGTCCGCATCGGCCGCCTCGGCGAGCGCCGCGTCGCCTTTCTCGCGCGCCACGGCGAAGGCCATTCGCTGCCGCCGCACCAGATCAACTACCGCGCCAACCTCGCCGCGTTGCAGGCGCTGGGCGCGACGCGCGTGCTCGCGCTCAACACGGTCGGCGGCATCACCGAGCGGTTCGGCCCGCGCGTGCTCGGCTGCCCGGATCAGCTGATCGACTACACCTGGGGCCGCATCTCGACGATCTGCGAGGTCGCTTCCGAAGGAAGCGGGGGCACCGAAGTGCTGCACGTGGATTTCGGCGAGCCCTACACCCGCGCGTTGCGCGCCGCGGTGCTGGCGGCGGCGCAGCGCGCCGGCGTGGCGCTGGTCGACGGCGGCTGCTACGGCGCGACCCAGGGCCCGCGCCTGGAAACCCGCGCCGAGATCGCGCGCATGCGCCGCGACGGCTGCGACCTGGTCGGCATGACCGGCATGCCCGAAGCCGGCCTCGCGCGCGAGCTGGGACTGGACTACGCCTGCCTGGCGATCGTCGCCAACTGGGCCGCCGGCGCCGGTCCCGATCCGGACGAAGTGATCACCCTGCAGGATGTGCTCGACAACGTCGCCGCGGCATCCTCGGGCTTGCCGGCGCTGCTGCAGGCGCTGCTGGACGCGCGCTGA
- a CDS encoding hypoxanthine-guanine phosphoribosyltransferase, translated as MSNHDLAAALENADLIFDRRSLEREIARMAVRIRNDYAGARPVYLTVMHGGLPFAAQLAMELGQRGLDLEFDYLHATRYRGATTGADLVWKHRPATPLRGRRVLLADDIVDEGHTLHAIRAWCLEQGAAEVRIAALAVKAHDRCVEGLCADYVGVEVPDRYVFGYGMDFHEQGRNLPAIYALR; from the coding sequence ATGAGCAACCACGACCTGGCCGCCGCGTTGGAAAACGCCGACCTGATCTTCGACCGCCGCAGCCTGGAGCGCGAGATCGCGCGCATGGCCGTGCGCATCCGCAACGACTACGCCGGCGCGCGCCCGGTCTACCTGACCGTCATGCACGGCGGCCTGCCGTTCGCCGCGCAGCTGGCGATGGAACTGGGCCAGCGCGGCCTGGACCTGGAATTCGACTACCTGCACGCGACCCGCTACCGCGGCGCCACCACCGGCGCCGACCTGGTGTGGAAACACCGCCCGGCCACGCCGCTGCGCGGGCGCCGGGTGCTGCTGGCCGACGACATCGTCGACGAAGGCCACACCCTGCACGCGATCCGCGCCTGGTGCCTGGAGCAGGGCGCGGCCGAGGTGCGCATCGCCGCGCTGGCGGTGAAGGCGCACGACCGCTGCGTCGAAGGCCTGTGCGCCGATTACGTCGGCGTCGAAGTGCCCGACCGCTACGTGTTCGGCTACGGCATGGACTTCCACGAGCAGGGCCGCAACCTGCCGGCGATCTACGCGCTGCGCTGA
- the nagZ gene encoding beta-N-acetylhexosaminidase, with protein sequence MLVIGVAGTELNEQERDWLQHEACAGVILFARNFASRAQVAELSQAIREAAPRPQLVCVDQEGGRVQRFREGYSALPPLQSLGKLYAQDREAALKLAEEHAQLMAGEVQASGVDLSFAPVVDLGRGNLAIGNRAFDADPQVVAEFTRAYIRGMHARGMAATLKHFPGHGSVLADTHFDQAADPRSLEDLRKTDLIPFVAGIEAKADAVMMAHVSYPAVAPEPAGYSRLWIEDILRKEMGFRGVVFSDDIGMAAAFSAGGVRARIDAHLDAGCDVVLVCHPQLVEESLQAVAGRPLNTAALVGLIGRGAMGWDGLIADARYADTRTRLEGLA encoded by the coding sequence ATGCTCGTGATCGGCGTCGCCGGTACCGAACTCAACGAACAGGAACGCGACTGGCTGCAACACGAAGCCTGCGCCGGCGTGATCCTGTTCGCCCGCAATTTCGCCTCCAGGGCCCAGGTCGCCGAGCTCTCGCAGGCGATCCGCGAAGCCGCGCCGCGTCCGCAGCTGGTCTGCGTGGACCAGGAAGGCGGCCGCGTGCAGCGCTTCCGCGAGGGCTACAGCGCGCTGCCGCCGCTGCAATCGCTCGGCAAGCTCTACGCCCAGGACCGCGAGGCCGCGCTCAAGCTGGCCGAGGAGCACGCCCAGCTGATGGCCGGCGAAGTCCAGGCCAGTGGCGTCGACCTCAGCTTCGCGCCGGTGGTCGACCTGGGCCGCGGCAACCTCGCCATCGGCAACCGCGCCTTCGACGCCGATCCGCAGGTCGTGGCCGAGTTCACCCGCGCCTACATCCGCGGCATGCACGCGCGCGGCATGGCCGCGACGCTGAAGCATTTCCCCGGCCACGGCTCGGTCCTGGCCGACACCCACTTCGACCAGGCCGCCGACCCGCGCAGCCTCGAGGATCTGCGCAAGACCGACCTGATCCCGTTCGTCGCCGGCATCGAGGCCAAGGCCGACGCGGTGATGATGGCGCACGTGTCGTATCCGGCGGTCGCGCCGGAGCCGGCCGGCTATTCGCGGCTGTGGATCGAGGACATCCTGCGCAAGGAGATGGGCTTCCGCGGCGTGGTCTTCAGCGACGACATCGGCATGGCCGCGGCGTTCTCCGCCGGCGGCGTGCGCGCGCGCATCGACGCGCACCTGGACGCCGGCTGCGACGTGGTGCTGGTCTGTCATCCGCAGTTGGTAGAAGAGTCGCTGCAGGCGGTCGCCGGCCGCCCGCTCAACACCGCCGCGCTGGTGGGCCTGATCGGCCGCGGCGCGATGGGCTGGGATGGGCTGATCGCCGACGCCCGCTACGCCGACACCCGCACCCGTTTGGAAGGACTGGCTTGA
- a CDS encoding DUF6053 domain-containing protein, which produces MAASWHESVGTEVPPTRAPRRAPLPSEHPG; this is translated from the coding sequence ATCGCCGCGAGCTGGCACGAAAGCGTCGGGACTGAAGTCCCTCCCACAAGAGCGCCCAGACGGGCGCCTCTCCCATCGGAGCATCCCGGCTGA
- a CDS encoding CYTH domain-containing protein, whose product MGIEIERKFLVTSDAWRAAAHKVVPMAQGYLNDLATMDTGAMKASVRVRIAGEDAFLNLKSRELGHTRQEFDYPIPERDARDLLALCVGGLVDKRRHYVEHAGFVWEVDEFLGDNAGLVVAEVELPSADAAFDKPAWAGREVTESARYYNLALATRPFSRWSQAERDGEG is encoded by the coding sequence GTGGGCATCGAAATCGAACGCAAGTTTCTGGTCACTTCCGACGCCTGGCGCGCCGCCGCGCACAAGGTGGTGCCGATGGCGCAGGGCTATCTCAACGATCTGGCGACGATGGACACCGGCGCGATGAAGGCCTCGGTGCGCGTGCGCATCGCCGGCGAGGACGCCTTCCTCAACCTCAAGTCGCGCGAACTCGGCCACACCCGCCAGGAATTCGATTACCCGATCCCGGAGCGCGACGCGCGCGACCTGCTGGCGCTGTGCGTGGGCGGGCTGGTCGACAAGCGCCGCCACTACGTCGAACACGCCGGGTTTGTGTGGGAAGTCGACGAATTCCTCGGCGACAACGCCGGGCTGGTCGTGGCCGAAGTCGAGTTGCCGAGCGCCGATGCGGCGTTCGACAAGCCCGCCTGGGCCGGGCGCGAGGTGACCGAGTCGGCGCGCTACTACAACCTGGCGCTGGCGACCCGGCCGTTCTCGCGGTGGAGCCAGGCCGAGCGCGACGGCGAGGGCTGA
- the rlmD gene encoding 23S rRNA (uracil(1939)-C(5))-methyltransferase RlmD: protein MARIDQTPFEIAISGLTHDGRGVGRRPDPKAPDSAGKAIFVAGALPGERVMAKQTARSRSFDEAVAVQVLQASPDRVDPRCAHFGVCGGCALQHLAEDQQILAKQRVLMENFERIGHVMPERVLPALTDSAWGYRRKGRFSVRRVEKKDKTLVGFRETDPRFVADISRCETVIPAIGDKVAALAALIDGMDGRREIPQVEFIGGDGMDDHDGIALTFRHLAPLSDGDRDKLAAFGREHRFAIFLQPGGIDTVHPLWPADPQLQFSLPDWDLRLKFRPLDFIQVNASLNGRMIQHALDLLEPQPEDRVLDLFAGLGNFTLPLARRVREVVGVEGEAGLVQRARENATHNGLGNAQFYAADLGKDLSGERWMREGFDRLLLDPPRSGADFVLTQLPLKQFKRIVYVSCHPASLARDAGYLVREKGWKLRAAGVMDMFPHTAHVESIAMFER from the coding sequence GTGGCCCGCATCGACCAGACTCCTTTCGAGATCGCCATTTCCGGTCTCACCCACGACGGCCGCGGCGTTGGCCGCCGCCCCGATCCCAAGGCCCCCGACAGCGCCGGCAAGGCGATATTCGTCGCCGGCGCGCTGCCCGGCGAGCGGGTCATGGCCAAGCAGACGGCGCGTTCGCGTAGCTTCGACGAGGCCGTCGCGGTGCAGGTGCTGCAGGCCTCGCCCGACCGCGTCGATCCGCGTTGCGCGCATTTCGGCGTGTGCGGCGGCTGCGCGTTGCAGCATCTGGCCGAAGACCAGCAGATCCTGGCCAAGCAGCGCGTGCTGATGGAGAACTTCGAGCGCATCGGCCACGTCATGCCCGAGCGGGTGCTGCCGGCGCTGACCGACTCGGCCTGGGGCTACCGGCGCAAGGGCCGGTTCTCGGTGCGCCGGGTCGAGAAGAAGGACAAGACCCTGGTCGGTTTCCGCGAGACCGATCCGCGCTTCGTCGCCGACATTTCCCGCTGCGAAACGGTGATCCCGGCCATCGGCGACAAGGTCGCGGCGCTGGCCGCGCTGATCGACGGCATGGACGGGCGTCGCGAGATTCCGCAGGTGGAGTTCATCGGCGGCGACGGCATGGACGATCACGACGGCATCGCGCTGACCTTCCGCCACCTCGCGCCGCTGTCGGACGGCGACCGCGACAAGCTGGCGGCGTTCGGCCGCGAGCACCGCTTCGCGATCTTCCTGCAGCCCGGCGGCATCGACACCGTGCATCCGCTGTGGCCGGCCGATCCGCAACTGCAGTTCTCGCTGCCGGACTGGGACCTGCGGCTGAAGTTCCGTCCGCTCGATTTCATCCAGGTCAACGCCTCGCTCAACGGCCGCATGATCCAGCACGCGCTGGACCTGCTGGAGCCGCAGCCCGAGGACCGCGTGCTCGACCTGTTCGCCGGTCTCGGCAACTTCACCCTGCCGCTGGCGCGGCGCGTGCGCGAGGTGGTCGGGGTGGAAGGCGAGGCCGGGCTGGTGCAGCGCGCTCGCGAGAACGCTACGCACAACGGCCTGGGCAACGCGCAGTTCTACGCCGCCGACCTCGGCAAGGACCTCAGCGGCGAGCGCTGGATGCGCGAGGGCTTCGACCGCCTGCTGCTGGACCCGCCGCGTTCGGGCGCCGACTTCGTGCTGACCCAGCTGCCGCTGAAGCAGTTCAAGCGCATCGTCTACGTCAGCTGCCATCCGGCCTCGCTGGCGCGCGACGCCGGCTACCTGGTGCGCGAGAAGGGCTGGAAGCTGCGCGCGGCCGGGGTGATGGACATGTTCCCGCATACCGCGCACGTGGAATCGATCGCGATGTTCGAGCGCTGA
- a CDS encoding DUF1318 domain-containing protein, giving the protein MRRWMGVPVAAVMLTACVTINVYFPAAEAKEAAKEFVEKVIGDTPAAQPQAQPSEGGKPGGSAALDRPSLRWGELASRIDWWSVAGIGSARAQSPDISIKTPAIQAIQSRMAQRFDSQLRAQFDSGALGFASNGTVSVRDAAKIPLSDRVGVNQAVADQNRDSNAVYKEIAVANNHPEWEGQIRQVFSKQWIESAKGGWWYQDAGGAWKQK; this is encoded by the coding sequence ATGCGCCGTTGGATGGGAGTACCGGTCGCCGCCGTGATGTTGACGGCCTGCGTGACCATCAACGTCTACTTCCCGGCCGCCGAGGCCAAGGAAGCGGCCAAGGAATTCGTCGAGAAGGTCATCGGCGACACGCCCGCGGCGCAGCCGCAGGCCCAGCCGTCGGAAGGCGGCAAGCCCGGCGGCAGCGCCGCGCTGGATCGCCCGTCGCTGCGCTGGGGCGAACTGGCCAGCCGCATCGACTGGTGGTCGGTGGCCGGCATCGGCAGCGCCCGCGCGCAGTCGCCGGACATCTCGATCAAGACCCCGGCGATCCAGGCGATCCAGTCGCGCATGGCCCAGCGCTTCGATTCGCAGCTGCGCGCGCAGTTCGACTCCGGCGCGCTCGGCTTCGCCAGCAACGGCACCGTGAGCGTGCGCGACGCGGCCAAAATCCCGCTGTCCGACCGGGTCGGCGTCAATCAGGCGGTGGCCGACCAGAACCGCGATTCCAATGCGGTCTACAAGGAAATCGCCGTGGCCAACAACCATCCCGAATGGGAAGGCCAGATCCGCCAGGTGTTCTCGAAGCAGTGGATCGAGAGCGCCAAGGGCGGTTGGTGGTACCAGGACGCGGGCGGGGCCTGGAAGCAGAAGTGA